Within the Setaria viridis chromosome 3, Setaria_viridis_v4.0, whole genome shotgun sequence genome, the region AGACTAGGGTTggccctccgccggcgcccggaTCCTCCCCATCCTGAccttttcttcctcttgctgCAGATCTGTCGCACCGCCAGCAAGGAGGCCTCGCCATCCCCTTCCAGAGCAGCAAGGTATCCCCTGCTCGATTCCTCTCATGTACCAGGCTCTCGCTGCATTGGTTCTCCAGTTTGAGCACTCGAACAGACCAGTTGTTAGTAGTGTAAAGTTATTTTTTTATAGCATTATTGCTTTGGTTATTTCTTAACTCAGCAGTACTTAGTTGCATGAGTGTCTCGCAAAATTAACTTCCAAGTATATTGTCGTGATGCTTTTTTCATATGGGGGAATTGTCAAATCCTGGCTCTAGCTCTGAGCTTCTGTAAGTTATTTCCAATCTTAACTTTATGCTAAATACAGAACATGGATGAGTTTTGAGGCTGTTTTTCCTTTCACACGTGAATTTGATATGTATCTGTCAATTTCTAGTTGCAATTTATCATTGGTTAAAATGTATAGATGCATGATTTGGCTATCAAGTGGTGCAAATTATTGATCAGGCTGCTTGAGTTGTTGCTACCTGAGTTGTGCCGCAGACCACCTGTCACCTACGGTTCCTTAGCTGAAAGAGGCAAAATTAGGATTCCAAACCTTAGGTTCATTTTCCACAATGGTAACCGGACAAACTGTGCACATTGCTTAGGACAAACTGCTTGCTTACAGACATAATTAACAGCTCAATTGAGGAACAAGTTGCCATGTTCCTGCAAGTGGTTGTCCACGGTTGTAGGTTTAGGTTGGTAAACCTTAATTTTAGAAGGAGTTTGGAAACAATTAGTCATTTCATTATTTCACCAAATTCTCTATGCTATTGGATGGAGAGATGATTTGGCCACCATCCCTTGAGGTCCACCCTAAAACTCAATCCGACTGGACCATGTTTTGCATGCCAGATTACAAGAAAGCTGCCGTGTTCCCTCCAGAATGCAGCCCTAGAAGCTGCTCTCACGGTCCTCCCAGATCTGCCTCAGGTAACAAGGTGGGCATTCGGTTTCTTTGCTACTTTGCCTGACCTTGCCTTGCCAGGCCAGCCAATTCTTGCCGGCGCAAGCAAGCCAGATTGGCTCTCCCGCATCAGCAAGGTGAAACCTTGCCAGCAGAGACCCCGAGACAACCTAGCTGTCCTTCCAATCGCATATCCCTTGTCCCTATCCTTGCTTAGCAAGGCTAAATAGTAACCGGCAATGGTTCCAAACGGCCCCAAGGTAATGGCCATGACCAATCTGCCCTCTTCATCACCTCACGGCTGCTTAAGTCGAACGATGACGGTTCTCTTGCTGTCCCCATATCGAGCATGCTAATAGCTCGTTTAGTGCTTGCTGGCCTTGTTAGGCGTTTCGACTTGCTGCAAAACTGCTCACAAATGAGACCCATGGTCGAAATGATGAATTCCTCTTTGCTTGCTGGGTTGCAGTAAATGCTGTACGCATCAAATTGTTGCTCTGTGCATGCTTCTCGAACAAAATCTGTGTAGCTTTTGTCGCTTGTTCAAGGAAGCCCATGGCTAATTTGGTGCAGGGACAGACGTGAGAAGCAGCTGGAATGTTAGGAATTTAATCATATAGGTTGAGGACTGTGGGGTACTGATTTTGGGGAGGATTATCATATGTAATTCACTTTAGTAGAATTGCTATGGGGGTTTGTATGCTTGATTTGTTGCCTGTGGGCTTGGGATAGAGTATCTAATGCAAATTGGTTCGAGTGTGCATGTTGTTATATGATAACATGAGCACCAATAAATGTTTGCCTATGTTATCTTATTAGTATGAAGTATTAGTAGTATAACATAATGATGTGTCAATATGTGGAATGGGTATTAAGTTTGTGCTGGAAGATTTCTGATAAATGCCTTTTGCATATTAGTTCATTGTATGCTGATGAATTGTGGAAATGAGGATCAATAAGAGGTGGCTAGCGCATGAGGAGACTTTCTAGGCCTTCTGCTTTTAGTGAGGCAACAGCATGGAGTTTAATAAATCTGTAGCTTCTAAACTAGTAGAACTCTAAGTTAATTTTGTATTTGATCTGCAAAACAATTGGTTCTGTCAGATTGAATTGATACCTCATTGGTGCTTTCCTCGGTTCCTCCCTGAAATTTGTTATAGCTGCCAACATCTTTTCTGCAACATGCAAATTCCACCTTGGTATGCAGTTTGTGCGCAAAATTTTGAACTTCTATATCCTACTGCAACCATACCTACTCCACAGATCAATCACCAAATTTGTAATGATCGTCAACTTTTGACGAGTGATCTTAGTCTTCTTGAGTATATTTGATTGTTTTAGtttgtttttattattattaaGGCAGCTAGCTCTCTGTGAGTCTCAGTTGTTTCTTAACAGTGCTGTAAATGTATTTGCTATACTATATGTCACATTGTTTTATTTAGTATATTTTACATGAGAAGCAAACTGTTTGCAGAGATTTATGCTCCTTCATACCTAGCACTTGCAGAAGAGGCTATATACGCTTACATGGAAATTATATTAGTCATTAATTTTTTGGCATGTATTTCATGGAGTCAACTTGAGATGCTTTTACTATAAATAAAAGATCCTGtgtgttcaagaaaaataaataaagaaagtaATATCCCACTTCAAACTTTCTTAATCTCCTTTACTGCACAAAATGATAAAATGCTCCTGATTCCTGAAGTTGTCCAGCATGTGGTTATAGATGTTGTCTCACTTCAACAAACATGAATCAAAGTGCCTCTAGGTTGGGAAAAAGCTGAAGTATAACTTTGACTTATGATTATGCCATGGTGTAGGAGAGCCAGGACAGAAAAATTGTGAATGCTCTTGCCCGATCTATGTTTTATTGTCCACAGATTAAATAAAAGCTTAATGATGATTAGTACACCAGTCATAAATAACATTTTACCCatgcatcattattttattaTTCCTTTTTGCTATATGCAATTTAGTGGTAAGGGTTACCAATGCATCCATTTTTTGTattattatcttttttttacaaTGCAAAGCATGGATTCTGTGGTCGCACAATATATTATGTCCAGTGAGCCAGAAGTGGATTGGTGTTGGGAGCTGTCTGTTACCAGCTTCATCTTACAGTTCATTTGTTTTACTTTTACCACGTGAAGTTCATTTTTATTCTGCTGTCACGCTTTACTATTTCTTGGCTATACTAGCATACCCTGTAAATTTGGCTTATTCTGTTGCTTTAGTAATAATGTTTTCTGTGAATCCGTTAGGTTTTCCTAGAAGCCATTGTCGACGATTCCTAAGTTTTCATCAAGAACGATGCATTACATATCTTTTATGCTATATAAATAGACAAATCCaatttcaaatagaaaaatcagttacaacttacaaggaTGATTCCTGTACTCACTACAAGATCGTTTGATCGAGGGAGCACTGTTTACAGAGTTGTAGTACCTTGCTTGAAATATTTAACTAGTActacctccgtcccaaattactattcgttttgacttttctaggtacatgacttttgctacgtatctagacatagcatatatctaggtgcatagcaaaaacgatgaatctagaaaagtcaagacgaatagtaatttgggacggagggagtatatgataTGACAATAACCTTTTCCCAAGTACTTTAGGCTAAAATTGATCTCTGGGAATACCTCCTGGATCCATATTGTTATTTGAAATCTTGTATTTAGTATGATTATGCCATTTGAATTTTATTTTGCAATATCCCTATGCAGATTACTTTTTCTTTAAATTCTTTACTAGTAACACGAGCATCTTCTATTATTTCTCCAGGGTAGGCAACAGGCTGTTGGAATATGGACCAACATGGCAGGGATGACCATGTAAGAACTATCAGAATATAACCTTGCATAGGTTCCCAATTACTTCCTCACGATGGCTAACCATGATGCAGGAAGGGGTCAATGTTGTTGGATTTGAAGTCCCACCTTCACCGGATGCTAGCTACAACAACCCTGTTCCTGGAAATGAAGATGAAGGTCGGGAGCCCCCATTGGTCCCTCCTCATCTCCAGCATACGCTACTGAGCTTCCCACCAAGCCAAGATGAATCGAGCCCCCTACCTCAACCCCAGACTGTGGTGCTCAACCACCTTTACATAGAGAAAGAGAGCACAAGATCCGTGGTTGCTCTGGGGATCACACACCGGTTCAGGGCGAAGTTTGTGACAGTTGTTCTTTACAAGCCAGTGCTGAGGCGGTAGTGTGTGGCTATTCTGTGCCTTGCTCCTGCATCTGTTTCGCTGCGCAGGAATGGTAATTAAACACGCTTGGGATGCGACCCATTAGAACCGCCCCCTCTCCTGTTGTAGTTGTGCAGATTCTGCAGAAACAGAAGAACCCTCTGTTGTAGTCAGTCGTGCAGAAACAGGCAAGAAACCTAGGCTGCCCGTCATTTTCGAATGATTAGCCTTATACTTAATTGGCTGTTGGTGGTGGCAATGGTGTTCCGGTTGTAGTTATGATCTGCGCAGCTTAACTCAGTGTTGTGACGTTGACAAAATAGTGAGAATCTGCCTGgtgatgtgtgtgtgtgactGAAACTGttgtcttttttcttctttttttgaccCCTTTTGTTCCGATATCGTTTCACAGCGGGTGTGGCCCGTGGGCAGCAACCAGGAAGCTATAAATCGAGAGTGCATTTTAGGTTTTGTGCTTTTAGGTAGTAATTTCCAGAGTTCTGCGTATCCATGGTCAGCTTAGATGTTTAAAGCACTGTACGTCCGTACCTGTTGTTGCTAGAGCTGGTGCTCGAATGTTGCGGAATCTCTAAGTAATAGCAGGATATCCGTTCAGTCAAAAATCGATGGCTTGGATCATTATCGTGGACTGTAACGTGAATCAGCGTtttctctctgtttttggcCCATTCCTAGTGAGATGTTTGATACGTACAAGACCCAACCCAATGCGCAGGGGCTACGTACAGTTCTCGACCGATTTGTTTGTCGGATTTACCTAATTATCTTTAGtctgattttgttttaaaattttTCAGTATGTTTTTAATAAGTCAGTCTGAgtagtttgttttttttactgattttcttctcattttttcaaACATTTTTCTGATTGCTATTTGTACCATTTTCTCACTCAGATTTTAGTAGGTGCCCCCTGCTGCTTTGTCAAAGCTTTATTGGTCAAAAGAGTGATTGAAGACAATTGAGAAAAATAGCCGGTTGCTAACTAGTTACTCCCTcaatcccaaattgtaagtcgttccaagaatcttggagagtcaaagcattttaagtttgactaaaattacagagaaaaattataaagatttataacATCAAAtgggtatactatgaaaatataattgatgaataATTTAATGGtgcttagttgacatcataaatgttattatattattatataaatttggtcaaacttgagatactttgactctccaagatttttgagatgacttacaatttgggatggagggatggagggagtaccttaTTACATAGTGCCTGCCACATGCCACAGCTAGTGAGGCATGATGCTAGAGTACTTCGGCCATGATGCATATAGCGAAGGTATGAAAACCATACTTAGAAATGAGAAAGGATTCGGAACTTGCATGAAACAGCAAAAGGCTGTTTTGAGAATATAATTATGAGCCGAAAAGAATTTGCACAAGCCAAATTGTTTTACCAAGTTTCTAGCACGTGTGGTAAAACTAAAGGAGCGAATAATTAAGCTAATTAAAAAAGAGGCCGGGGGCCGGATCGAATAAAGTGACGAAGCTAGATGCTGTACGTGTATGCGGTCAAGGCGATGGTGATCCCGTGTAGGCAAGATTTTCTGGTGGAGAGATGGAAAGAAAGGCTTGGTAAGGTGGCCTCCAGGTGCAGCACTGCAGCTATAAAGCAAAGCTAAGCATGACATGCCATGCCGCCATCTCGGAAATGCACTGACACATCATGACGACATTGGAGCAAAGTCCGCGCACTGAAAATATCTGTAGCGCGTGTAATAATGCTCGTTAGACCAGTCCCGACGCATAGTATCCGGTCAATTTTGCCAAATCATCGAGACATTAGTTTCACGCGGTGCTATCTCGGCACCAGGTGCTCAACTTTGCACCCGATTAAAAAAATCTTGTTCTACCGGCCCCTCTGTCTGCATCCTCGCTCGACTGCATTCTCTCCtcgagctcctccacctcggcctcggacgacgacggcgcggacCACCCGTGCCGTGGCTGTAGCTAGCACTCGACGATCTCCCAGCAGCGCCCGTCCAGTAGCGCCGCCGGTGGCTGCTCCAGCTGTTGGGGCTTGCCGGGGACTCTTCCCTTGCCCGAGCACGGACGGACGGGAGCACCGCTGCCCCGAGAGCTCTCCACTTGCCCCTAGCCACGCCGGCGGTCATCCCCGCTTCCTCTGCTACCACGCCCAGACGGACGCGATGCCGTTGACTCCCTCTGATCTGCTCGAGAAAGCAGCACAAATCGGAGCCTGTGCTTATATCccctgtttctttctttttccaaaaagaTCGCGTGAACCTGCAAGCCCAAATGCAAAGCAAGTGGATCTGGAAGAGGGGATCGAGAGCAATCGATTTGAGACATCTGCTATGCACAAAGAACACTGATGATAGATTTGGAATTTTGGATCGGTGGCGTTCTGGAACAATGAAGAAAACAGAATGAacggacggaggaggaagacgggcacgtgggagagagagagagggcttttttatttttcatatctAGTTTGGTGGGTCCCGCACAGATTGCTAGTCGCTGGAGCAAAATTTACCAGCACCTCAGCTGGGATCCTACCGGTGCTATACGATGCCCTTATTCTTCTCTAAGAGCATGTCAACGCCATATCTTCGTAATATATTTTTACATCTCTTCTCGTTATCTCTATTGCCATCTTAATTTTACCTACGTGATACTATATTTAATGCTACGGAAACCAATTAAATTAGAAGGTTGAAACTGACATtactatatttttttctcaaacacgtAGGAGAATGCTCGGTACTGTACCATATATATCCATCGTTCAAAGAGTGACGCATGCGCATGCGTGATCATATATAATCTCGATCGAGCTAGGTGTAGCAGCATGCATAAGAAGCATACGCTTTTATCATGCACTTGATCTCAATCATGGAGCTTAGTCAAGAATGACTCGTTGCATCCGCAGAACAGAAGGCTAGCTCCGTAGCTCGGCGATATGATGGATATCGCCACCACTCTCGGCACTAGCCAGCCCGAGCCTGCCGCTTGACGTCAAAGATATGGATGGATCCACGATAGGTGCCCCGGCGATTCAACGCTGTCATGATCTGATCGGGCCAGGGACGGACGCCCGGCGAGCCACGACTATACTAACCCGGCACGCGCGCCGGAACtttcgccgccggccggcgtgACGTGTCCTCCAATCTGCACGAATGTACTGTACGTCACTGTGAGTGACTGACACTAGGCGGCGAGGCCATTGGCTAATGGCTAGTACTGAAGAAACAAGGAGCATCTATCTTCAGACCAGACCTGACCTGACACAATGCCGCCACTAGACGTCGACGGACTGATATAGGGGCCGGCCTTTAACTGCAGCTGTTTCGGACAAGCAAGGGAAAGGGAGTAGCAGTTCATCTCCGTCCGTCCCTCCACTGCACTGTTCTTCTCGATCACTATCCATGGACGATGGCATGAAGCAGTTCGAAGCAGCAGCATGGAAAAGCCAaggtcttcttcctcctgctggtGCTGCTAGTCCCTGCTTCGTCGGCTTCTCCttggtcaccgccgccgccgcctgcctctTTCTCCTAGCCGCTTCGTCGGCGACATACCGCTTCTGCGTCGCCATCGTCTCCCTACTGCTCAAACTCAAAGCGAAAAATCGTCAGGACAGCAGCAATAATGCAcaaccgccggcgccaccggggagggggagcggctggtggtggtgcgcCGTGGAGACGCTGGCCTTCGTCGCCGCCAACGGCAGCGGCAGGGGCTTCTACCACTTCGTCGgagagcgccaccgccggcacgGCCCGCCCTGCTTCCGCACCGCGCTGTTCGGCGCCACCCACGTCTTCGtctcctcgcccgccgccgcccgctcgctcctcgccgccgagccCGCCGGCTTCTCCAAGCGCTACGTGCGCACCGTCGCCGACCTCCTCGGCGAGCACAGCCTCCTCTGCGCCGACCATGCCGCGCACCGCTCcctgcgcc harbors:
- the LOC140222343 gene encoding SNF1-related protein kinase regulatory subunit beta-3; the protein is MDQHGRDDHEGVNVVGFEVPPSPDASYNNPVPGNEDEGREPPLVPPHLQHTLLSFPPSQDESSPLPQPQTVVLNHLYIEKESTRSVVALGITHRFRAKFVTVVLYKPVLRR